Proteins encoded in a region of the Saccharothrix ecbatanensis genome:
- a CDS encoding MerR family transcriptional regulator, which yields MAWSIAQVARMSKVTSRTLRHYDSIGLLEPAWIGGNGYRYYEQEQLLKLQQILLLRDLGLGLDTVAEVLDGRHSTVAVLRNHARRLTKEQERLVRLAKTVTRTIEKLEGGYRMKMEELFDGFDPDRQARYEAELVERYGDQAQEHIDEGKRRMQGWSKSDADGFMAEWRSIYQAYAGLFDAGVAVDAPEALDVTDRHFRWLSLSWTPNRESYTGLGQLYVDAPEFKTQFDAHAEGFGEYVRDAIAAYAQARL from the coding sequence ATGGCCTGGTCGATCGCACAGGTGGCGCGGATGTCGAAGGTGACTTCGCGGACGCTGCGGCACTACGACTCGATCGGCCTGCTCGAACCGGCGTGGATCGGCGGCAACGGCTACCGGTACTACGAACAGGAGCAGCTGCTCAAGCTCCAGCAGATCCTGCTGCTGCGCGACCTGGGACTCGGCCTCGACACCGTCGCCGAGGTCCTGGACGGGCGGCACTCGACGGTCGCCGTGCTGCGCAACCACGCGCGGCGGTTGACGAAGGAGCAGGAACGGCTGGTGAGGCTGGCCAAGACCGTGACCCGGACGATCGAGAAACTGGAAGGGGGTTATCGCATGAAGATGGAAGAGCTGTTCGACGGCTTCGACCCGGACCGCCAGGCCCGCTACGAGGCGGAACTGGTGGAGCGCTACGGGGACCAGGCGCAGGAGCACATCGACGAGGGCAAGCGCCGGATGCAGGGCTGGTCCAAGTCCGACGCCGACGGGTTCATGGCGGAGTGGCGGTCGATCTACCAGGCGTACGCCGGGCTGTTCGACGCCGGTGTCGCGGTGGACGCGCCGGAGGCGCTGGACGTGACCGACCGGCATTTCCGGTGGCTGAGCCTGAGCTGGACGCCGAACCGGGAGTCCTACACCGGGCTGGGTCAGCTGTACGTCGACGCACCCGAGTTCAAGACGCAGTTCGACGCGCACGCCGAGGGCTTCGGCGAGTACGTCCGCGACGCCATCGCGGCCTACGCGCAAGCACGCCTCTAG
- a CDS encoding methyltransferase domain-containing protein: MDLAADLRGQLVDSLVAAEVIRDPRWAEAFRQVPRHAFLPGFFVQRPDGTWEPVTSAHPDHLALVYRNEVCVTQLDGDDRAWEQALAKDAVIGVPTSSSSMPTIMAIMLEALAVTPGNRVLEIGTGTGYNAALLCHVLGDGLVTSIDVDAGVLARAESRLTGAGYHPRCVAGDGEQGYAPRAPYDRILGTCAVSRIPSAWLAQTAPGGLIVTTFNRPIGAGLVRLTVHDGQATGRVLLEDGRFMPLRAHRQSWADEALVDALTAPATESRTTLLPSRAVVDPSSGFEFFAGLALSEVAIAADPIRLVHPDGSWVRHRGAVVDQGGPRALWDEAEAAYRQWRALGKPRRHQFTFTATPTDQYFALDGTLHTWPLP, from the coding sequence GTGGACTTGGCGGCGGACCTGCGCGGACAGCTCGTCGACTCGCTGGTGGCCGCCGAGGTCATCCGCGATCCGCGCTGGGCGGAGGCGTTTCGGCAGGTCCCGCGGCATGCGTTCCTGCCGGGGTTCTTCGTGCAGCGGCCGGACGGCACGTGGGAGCCGGTGACGTCCGCGCACCCCGACCACCTCGCGCTGGTGTACCGGAACGAGGTGTGCGTGACCCAGCTCGACGGCGACGACCGGGCGTGGGAGCAAGCACTGGCGAAGGACGCCGTCATCGGGGTACCCACCAGTTCGTCGAGCATGCCGACGATCATGGCGATCATGCTGGAGGCCCTGGCCGTCACGCCGGGGAACCGCGTGCTGGAGATCGGCACCGGCACCGGCTACAACGCCGCCCTGCTCTGCCACGTGCTCGGCGACGGTCTGGTGACGTCGATCGACGTGGACGCCGGAGTGCTGGCGCGGGCCGAGTCCCGGCTCACCGGTGCCGGCTACCACCCGAGGTGCGTGGCGGGCGACGGCGAGCAGGGGTACGCGCCTCGTGCGCCTTACGACCGCATCCTCGGGACGTGCGCCGTGTCCCGGATTCCTTCGGCGTGGCTGGCGCAGACCGCGCCGGGCGGGCTGATCGTCACCACGTTCAACCGGCCCATCGGCGCCGGGTTGGTCCGCCTGACCGTCCACGACGGCCAGGCCACCGGGCGCGTGCTGCTGGAGGACGGCCGCTTCATGCCGCTGCGCGCCCACCGCCAGTCATGGGCGGACGAGGCCCTGGTCGACGCCCTGACCGCGCCGGCGACGGAATCCCGGACGACCCTGCTGCCGTCGCGTGCCGTGGTGGACCCGTCCAGCGGCTTCGAGTTCTTCGCCGGCCTGGCGTTGTCCGAGGTCGCGATAGCCGCCGACCCGATCCGCCTGGTGCACCCGGACGGCTCGTGGGTCCGGCACCGGGGCGCGGTCGTGGACCAGGGAGGCCCGCGCGCCTTGTGGGACGAGGCCGAAGCCGCCTACCGCCAGTGGCGGGCCCTCGGCAAACCCCGCCGCCACCAGTTCACCTTCACCGCCACCCCCACCGACCAGTACTTCGCCCTGGACGGCACCCTCCACACCTGGCCCCTCCCCTGA
- a CDS encoding YbaK/EbsC family protein → MVGVWTIAGTLTPVPALDRLDLVAGPVAAALRSMADGARFAVAEIDPTLADTAEFCAHYGSPLEASANCVVVAGKRGDTVRYAACLVLATTRADVNGVVRRRLDARKASFAPMDDAVSLSGMEYGGITPVGLPADWPVLLSPEVAAAPELVIGSGIRGSKLLVPGEVLAKLPGAEVVDGLAR, encoded by the coding sequence ATGGTCGGTGTGTGGACCATCGCAGGAACCCTGACCCCCGTGCCCGCGCTCGACCGGCTGGACCTCGTGGCCGGTCCGGTCGCCGCCGCGCTCCGGTCGATGGCGGACGGCGCGCGGTTCGCGGTCGCGGAGATCGACCCCACGTTGGCGGACACGGCCGAGTTCTGCGCGCACTACGGCTCGCCGTTGGAGGCGTCGGCGAACTGCGTCGTCGTCGCGGGCAAGCGCGGGGACACCGTCCGGTACGCGGCGTGCCTCGTGCTGGCGACCACGCGGGCGGACGTGAACGGTGTCGTCCGACGTCGGCTGGACGCGCGCAAGGCGTCGTTCGCGCCGATGGACGACGCGGTGTCGCTCAGCGGCATGGAGTACGGCGGCATCACGCCCGTCGGCCTGCCCGCGGACTGGCCGGTGCTGCTGTCGCCCGAGGTTGCCGCCGCGCCGGAGTTGGTGATCGGCAGCGGTATCCGGGGCAGCAAGCTGCTCGTGCCGGGCGAGGTGCTGGCGAAGCTTCCCGGCGCCGAGGTCGTGGACGGCCTCGCCCGCTAG
- a CDS encoding helix-turn-helix domain-containing protein, protein MPIDAKTLGGRIAEARSRAGLTQQQLATAVSLGRPAMNKIENGLQRVSALQLARIADELGVRIEWFLDDAPPAILSHRNLREPGAASPVIDTVIERIVRDVEFVLAEDKKAGLVTVDPFMRPTTNAEVEAMARHARSLLGLDDQEPVKEIAKVVAPQGLLVFALRLGADSADAASVMLERGGIALVNGDLQVGRRRLAVAHEFAHYLLADEYAVDWRVAESLDPESWEARLDRFARALLLPEPGVTGMWNRCVDSGDDVRTAAVRVASYYRVDMSTLARRLVELTVIDHSGAHLVRGARTTRADIVELNLVVADELAPPMLPREYELAVLRLYRQETISSARAIDLLLDTWEESSLPPLQPLPEDAIWTFVR, encoded by the coding sequence GTGCCGATTGACGCGAAGACCTTGGGCGGCCGGATAGCGGAGGCCAGGAGCCGCGCGGGGCTCACCCAACAGCAACTTGCGACTGCGGTCTCGCTGGGTCGGCCTGCCATGAACAAGATCGAGAACGGCCTCCAGCGGGTGTCAGCGCTGCAGTTGGCCCGGATCGCCGACGAACTCGGGGTTCGCATCGAGTGGTTCCTCGACGACGCGCCTCCGGCGATCCTCTCCCACCGCAATCTCAGGGAACCCGGCGCGGCGAGCCCTGTGATCGACACGGTGATCGAGCGCATCGTCCGAGATGTCGAGTTCGTCCTGGCCGAGGACAAGAAGGCCGGTCTCGTGACGGTCGATCCGTTCATGCGTCCCACCACGAACGCCGAGGTCGAGGCGATGGCCCGGCACGCCCGTTCCTTGTTGGGACTGGACGATCAGGAGCCGGTCAAGGAGATCGCGAAGGTGGTCGCCCCCCAAGGGCTCCTCGTATTCGCTTTGAGACTCGGCGCGGATTCGGCGGACGCGGCATCGGTGATGCTCGAACGTGGAGGAATCGCACTGGTCAACGGCGACCTCCAGGTGGGACGTCGCCGGCTGGCCGTGGCACACGAGTTCGCCCACTATCTCCTGGCCGACGAATACGCCGTCGACTGGCGCGTCGCGGAGAGTCTCGACCCGGAAAGCTGGGAAGCCAGGCTTGATCGGTTCGCGCGCGCGCTCCTGTTGCCGGAACCAGGTGTGACCGGGATGTGGAACCGATGTGTCGACAGCGGTGACGATGTGCGGACAGCGGCGGTTCGGGTGGCGAGTTACTACCGAGTCGACATGTCCACTCTCGCCCGGCGACTGGTCGAGCTGACTGTGATCGACCACAGCGGAGCGCACCTGGTCCGAGGTGCGCGGACCACGAGGGCGGACATCGTCGAGTTGAACCTCGTCGTGGCTGACGAACTGGCTCCGCCGATGTTGCCGCGCGAGTACGAGCTGGCGGTTCTGCGCTTGTACCGTCAGGAGACCATTTCGTCTGCACGCGCGATCGACCTCCTGCTGGACACGTGGGAAGAGTCGTCACTGCCCCCGTTGCAGCCGCTCCCCGAGGATGCGATCTGGACGTTCGTGCGGTGA
- a CDS encoding pyridoxal phosphate-dependent aminotransferase, which produces MRVPALVPRMRPFTSTIFAEMTALANRTGAVNLGQGFPDTDGPVGMLEVAKASIDAGLNQYPPGPGMPELRNAISEHRARYGTHYDPDTEILVTVGATEAIAASLLALVEPGDEVVLIEPYYDSYAASVALAGATRRTVGLVEEPGTGRLGLDVDALRAAITPRTRALLLNSPHNPTGTVLNYVELAAVAALCVEHDIVAITDEVYEHLVFDGLAHVPLATFPGMAERTVTISGAGKSFNCTGWKIGWACGPAELVGAVRAAKQFMTFVGGAPFQPAVAHALRNELDWVEGLRTSLQDKRSRLSGGLTEAGFSVRPSEGTYFITADVRPLGFTDGAQLCRELPERIGVAGVPVQVFTDHPDEWRHLVRFAFCKRDEVLDEAISRLRKLSV; this is translated from the coding sequence GTGCGGGTACCAGCGCTAGTCCCCAGGATGCGGCCGTTCACCTCGACGATCTTCGCGGAGATGACCGCGTTGGCGAACCGGACCGGGGCGGTGAACCTCGGGCAGGGTTTTCCGGACACCGACGGCCCGGTCGGCATGCTTGAAGTGGCCAAGGCGTCCATCGACGCCGGGCTCAACCAGTACCCGCCGGGTCCGGGCATGCCGGAGCTGCGGAACGCGATCTCCGAGCACCGGGCGCGCTACGGCACGCACTACGACCCGGACACCGAGATCCTCGTCACGGTGGGCGCGACGGAAGCCATCGCGGCCTCGTTGCTCGCCTTGGTGGAGCCCGGTGACGAGGTCGTGCTCATCGAGCCCTACTACGACTCGTACGCGGCGTCCGTGGCGTTGGCCGGCGCGACGCGGCGGACCGTCGGGCTGGTCGAGGAGCCGGGCACGGGGCGGCTCGGGCTGGACGTGGACGCGCTGCGTGCCGCGATCACGCCGCGGACCAGGGCGTTGCTGCTCAACTCGCCGCACAACCCGACCGGGACCGTGCTGAACTACGTGGAGCTGGCCGCCGTCGCCGCGCTGTGCGTCGAGCACGACATCGTGGCGATCACCGACGAGGTGTACGAGCACCTGGTGTTCGACGGCCTCGCGCACGTGCCGCTGGCGACGTTCCCCGGCATGGCGGAGCGGACCGTCACGATCTCGGGCGCGGGCAAGTCGTTCAACTGCACGGGCTGGAAGATCGGCTGGGCGTGCGGTCCGGCGGAGCTGGTCGGCGCGGTGCGCGCGGCCAAGCAGTTCATGACCTTCGTCGGCGGCGCGCCGTTCCAGCCCGCCGTGGCGCACGCGTTGCGCAACGAGCTGGACTGGGTGGAGGGCCTGCGCACGTCGTTGCAGGACAAGCGGTCGCGGCTGTCCGGCGGGCTGACCGAGGCCGGGTTCTCGGTGCGGCCGAGCGAGGGCACGTACTTCATCACCGCGGACGTCCGGCCGCTCGGCTTCACCGACGGCGCGCAGCTGTGCCGGGAGCTGCCGGAGCGGATCGGTGTCGCGGGCGTGCCGGTGCAGGTGTTCACCGATCACCCCGACGAGTGGCGGCACCTGGTGCGGTTCGCGTTCTGCAAGCGCGACGAGGTGCTGGACGAGGCGATCAGCCGGCTGCGGAAGCTAAGCGTCTGA
- a CDS encoding TFIIB-type zinc ribbon-containing protein, protein MICPKCQDLMQTISRGSVHVEQCENCKGVFLDGGELEQIIAAERAHYAQPYRPEGVPVPMTPVPMTPVPMTPVPMTPVPGPPAYDPAPAHDQTMHAPLAGQVPVEAHAPAEPTSPAAPTSPAAPTSPVEPTSPVEPAGPTEPVEGAEPVEGEQPPAAPSTPAQPTPYQPPPAPAPAPAPAPAPAPPAEPAGPPPPYQPPPGTRVPGVQPGGAPPPYQPPPGTAPAPPPAYPPGQYPAQYPGQYGYPHPQPRRRSFLEELLD, encoded by the coding sequence GTGATCTGTCCGAAATGCCAGGACCTGATGCAGACCATCAGCCGCGGTTCCGTGCACGTTGAGCAGTGCGAGAACTGCAAGGGCGTTTTCCTGGACGGTGGCGAGTTGGAGCAGATCATCGCCGCCGAACGTGCGCACTACGCCCAGCCGTACCGGCCGGAAGGCGTCCCCGTACCGATGACGCCTGTGCCCATGACCCCTGTGCCCATGACTCCGGTGCCCATGACTCCGGTGCCCGGCCCGCCGGCGTACGACCCGGCGCCGGCGCACGACCAGACCATGCACGCACCTCTCGCAGGCCAGGTCCCGGTCGAGGCCCATGCGCCCGCCGAGCCCACCAGCCCTGCCGCGCCCACCAGCCCTGCCGCGCCCACCAGCCCCGTCGAGCCCACCAGCCCCGTCGAGCCCGCCGGACCCACCGAGCCTGTCGAGGGTGCCGAACCCGTGGAGGGCGAGCAGCCGCCTGCCGCCCCATCCACCCCGGCCCAGCCGACCCCGTACCAGCCTCCACCAGCACCAGCACCAGCACCGGCACCGGCACCGGCACCAGCACCGCCCGCCGAACCCGCCGGCCCACCACCGCCCTACCAACCGCCGCCCGGCACCCGGGTACCCGGCGTCCAGCCCGGCGGCGCCCCACCCCCGTACCAGCCACCACCCGGCACCGCGCCCGCCCCGCCACCCGCGTACCCGCCCGGCCAGTACCCCGCCCAGTACCCCGGCCAGTACGGCTACCCGCACCCCCAGCCCCGCCGCCGCAGCTTCCTGGAGGAACTGCTCGACTGA
- a CDS encoding DUF2516 family protein: MDLWVMFAAYYAALVMGVFAFAHALSQRADAYTAAERMTKPAWLGITGGGAFALLLFHPFSAGAMFWLAGLVAVTVYVVDVRPRLIEVQRGPRW; the protein is encoded by the coding sequence CTGGACCTGTGGGTCATGTTCGCGGCGTACTACGCCGCGTTGGTCATGGGCGTGTTCGCGTTCGCGCACGCGCTGTCGCAGCGGGCGGACGCCTACACCGCGGCCGAGCGCATGACCAAGCCCGCGTGGCTCGGCATCACGGGCGGTGGCGCGTTCGCGCTGCTGCTGTTCCACCCGTTCTCCGCCGGCGCCATGTTCTGGCTCGCCGGGCTGGTCGCGGTCACGGTGTACGTGGTCGACGTCCGGCCGCGGCTGATCGAGGTCCAGCGCGGCCCCCGGTGGTGA
- a CDS encoding type 1 glutamine amidotransferase domain-containing protein: MAEQKKIAFLVDTEGIEQVELTDPWQHVEKAGALPRLLAPKLGQVQGFDHLTPADTFSVDVPFAHADPMDYDGVVIPGGVANADILRLDRDAVQFVKQHVAAGKPVASICHGPWLLVEADVVRGKKLTSFPSLATDIRNAGGEWEDSEVCVSGGGGWTLVTSRKPDDLPAFNREALKAFGLQGL, encoded by the coding sequence ATGGCCGAACAGAAGAAGATCGCATTCCTGGTCGACACGGAGGGCATCGAGCAGGTCGAGCTGACCGATCCCTGGCAGCACGTGGAGAAGGCCGGTGCGCTGCCGAGGCTGCTCGCGCCCAAACTCGGGCAGGTGCAGGGGTTCGACCACCTGACGCCCGCCGACACGTTCTCCGTGGACGTGCCGTTCGCGCACGCGGACCCGATGGACTACGACGGCGTGGTGATCCCGGGTGGGGTTGCCAACGCGGACATCCTGCGGCTGGACCGCGACGCGGTGCAGTTCGTGAAGCAGCACGTCGCCGCGGGCAAGCCGGTCGCCTCGATCTGCCACGGACCGTGGCTGCTGGTGGAGGCGGACGTGGTGCGGGGCAAGAAGCTCACGTCGTTCCCGAGCCTCGCCACCGACATCCGCAACGCAGGCGGTGAGTGGGAGGACAGCGAGGTGTGCGTGTCCGGCGGCGGGGGTTGGACGCTCGTGACCAGCCGGAAGCCGGACGACCTGCCCGCGTTCAACCGCGAGGCGTTGAAGGCCTTCGGGTTGCAGGGCCTCTGA
- a CDS encoding helix-turn-helix domain-containing protein gives MDKSIDKAVAELGRDIGEYIREQRNTAKISLRQLAKLAGVSNPYLSQIERGLRKPSAEILQQIAKGLRISAEALYVEAGILEQREGGALTDAIVTAPDLTERQKQVLLDVYESFRRENTAANQTKPEE, from the coding sequence TTGGACAAGTCCATCGACAAGGCGGTGGCCGAACTCGGCCGCGACATCGGCGAGTACATCCGCGAGCAGCGCAACACCGCGAAGATCTCGTTGCGGCAGCTGGCCAAGCTCGCCGGGGTCTCCAACCCGTACCTGAGCCAGATCGAGCGCGGGCTGCGCAAGCCGAGCGCGGAGATCTTGCAGCAGATCGCCAAGGGGCTGCGGATCTCGGCGGAGGCGCTGTACGTCGAGGCCGGGATCTTGGAGCAGCGGGAGGGCGGCGCCCTCACGGACGCCATCGTCACCGCCCCTGACCTGACCGAGCGGCAGAAACAGGTGCTGCTCGACGTCTACGAGTCATTCCGGCGGGAGAACACCGCCGCAAACCAGACCAAGCCGGAGGAGTGA
- a CDS encoding NACHT domain-containing protein: MSRFRQRAVLTGCVLAAVLAAAGLFVTDYGIAPELWLTGLALGFLALLAALDPWVHRKRAAGLATDDNLDAATTALAHALHAQWNEECRARGLHDNLLDVHWSALQDGQGEPGHSDAVVRAFQRSPRMVFLGEPGAGKSTTAMLLTMGLLDRRTDGPVPFLLPLSTWDPNAEDVRTWMTRRLYEDHPALRNTELYGSYAGDLLVEQRRVFPVLDGLDQIPAEHRAAALDRINRAFPGSHPLVLTSRTDEFAEAGNPVRGAQVVQLQPLDQEEIAGYIRAVSDPVTAARWEPIFLHLRDEPDGRLADALSTPLAVWLAGIVYGYGEPSELLDRGRFPDRRAVEDHLVDRLVSSAFGDRGIAHQARASQVWPRDKATRWLTFLADQMRERGVLELGWWELRRSVGAVWLALLGAIALGAIGGFGVMWLMAYASTPKLAPITGLAAGLAVAVAALYASSDRAPKPRLGVWRSLVVVSGVLGTAAGLVFGALYGPAAGLVVGLGIAVAVALRFSLASSAELSHPSSPKWTMAQDRIAVWTGSLVLAVVFGAAAGLVFGPTQTGMVGLGLASGLMLGFTLSVLHLRWWWFTVARIWLALRGKLPWELMEFLEDARKLGVLRQAGAAYQFRHALVQDRLAGARPAEVKSDA, encoded by the coding sequence GTGTCCAGATTCCGCCAGCGGGCCGTCCTCACCGGATGCGTGCTGGCCGCCGTGCTCGCCGCGGCCGGCCTGTTCGTCACCGACTACGGCATCGCACCCGAACTGTGGCTGACCGGCCTCGCCCTCGGCTTCCTGGCGCTGCTCGCCGCCCTGGACCCGTGGGTGCACCGCAAGCGCGCCGCGGGCCTGGCCACCGACGACAACCTCGACGCCGCCACGACCGCCCTCGCGCACGCCCTGCACGCCCAGTGGAACGAGGAGTGCCGCGCCCGCGGCCTGCACGACAACCTCCTCGACGTGCACTGGAGCGCCCTCCAGGACGGGCAAGGCGAACCCGGCCACAGCGACGCGGTCGTCCGCGCGTTCCAGCGCAGCCCCCGCATGGTGTTCCTCGGCGAACCCGGCGCGGGCAAGAGCACCACGGCCATGCTCCTCACCATGGGCCTGCTCGACCGCCGGACGGACGGCCCGGTGCCGTTCCTCCTCCCCCTGTCGACCTGGGACCCGAACGCGGAGGACGTCCGCACCTGGATGACCCGGCGGCTGTACGAGGACCACCCGGCCCTGCGCAACACCGAGCTGTACGGCAGCTACGCGGGTGACCTGCTGGTCGAGCAGCGCCGCGTGTTCCCGGTGCTGGACGGCCTCGACCAGATCCCAGCCGAACACCGTGCCGCCGCGCTGGACCGCATCAACCGCGCGTTCCCCGGCTCGCACCCGCTGGTGCTGACCAGCCGCACGGACGAGTTCGCCGAAGCCGGCAACCCGGTCCGGGGCGCGCAGGTCGTCCAGCTCCAGCCGCTCGACCAGGAAGAGATCGCGGGCTACATCCGGGCGGTCTCGGACCCCGTCACGGCGGCGCGCTGGGAGCCGATCTTCCTGCACCTGCGCGACGAGCCGGACGGTCGGCTGGCCGACGCGCTGTCCACGCCGCTCGCGGTGTGGCTGGCGGGCATCGTCTACGGCTACGGCGAGCCGAGCGAGCTGCTGGACCGCGGCCGGTTCCCGGATCGCCGCGCGGTCGAGGACCACCTGGTGGACCGGTTGGTCAGCAGCGCGTTCGGTGATCGCGGCATCGCACACCAGGCCCGCGCGAGCCAGGTCTGGCCACGCGACAAAGCCACCCGCTGGCTCACGTTCCTGGCGGACCAGATGCGCGAACGCGGCGTGCTCGAACTGGGCTGGTGGGAGCTGCGCCGGTCGGTCGGCGCCGTGTGGCTGGCGCTGCTCGGCGCGATCGCGCTGGGCGCCATCGGCGGGTTCGGCGTCATGTGGCTGATGGCGTACGCGAGCACGCCGAAGCTGGCCCCGATCACCGGTCTGGCCGCCGGACTCGCGGTGGCCGTGGCCGCGCTGTACGCGTCGAGCGACCGTGCGCCGAAGCCCCGGCTGGGTGTGTGGCGCAGTCTCGTCGTGGTCAGCGGCGTGCTGGGCACGGCGGCAGGTCTGGTGTTCGGCGCGTTGTACGGGCCGGCAGCCGGTCTCGTCGTCGGGCTGGGCATCGCGGTGGCGGTGGCGCTGCGGTTCTCGTTGGCCAGCAGCGCCGAGTTGAGCCACCCGTCCAGTCCGAAGTGGACGATGGCGCAGGACCGGATCGCGGTGTGGACCGGGTCGCTCGTGCTTGCCGTGGTGTTCGGCGCCGCCGCCGGTCTGGTGTTCGGGCCGACCCAGACGGGCATGGTCGGGCTTGGCCTGGCGTCCGGTCTGATGCTCGGCTTCACGCTGTCCGTGCTGCACCTGCGCTGGTGGTGGTTCACGGTGGCGCGGATCTGGCTGGCGCTGCGCGGGAAGCTGCCGTGGGAGCTGATGGAGTTCCTGGAGGACGCGCGCAAGCTCGGCGTGCTGCGCCAGGCGGGCGCCGCCTACCAGTTCCGGCACGCCCTGGTGCAGGACCGGCTGGCGGGCGCCCGCCCGGCGGAGGTCAAGTCAGACGCTTAG
- a CDS encoding alpha/beta fold hydrolase, whose product MVTFRSFGSGTPVTLVGHGLGATPGEARLPTSGLPGTKVVVTLPSHGDAPDAPEGYWSYRRIAADLREVARETGATQAIGVSLTAGALLTLLAGEPDAFDRVALLLPSVLDEPRPVLDREDAITAVGGPPDYQAERRRAFARLDGALAALPGQVAVADRAALSQVTAPVLVVGATRDPLHPEDVAKQVAASFPNGRLELVPSWTTHRGDVRGWLLDFLRG is encoded by the coding sequence GTGGTGACGTTCCGGAGCTTCGGCTCCGGAACGCCGGTCACGCTCGTCGGCCACGGCCTGGGCGCGACACCCGGTGAAGCCCGTCTGCCCACGTCCGGCCTGCCGGGCACGAAAGTCGTGGTCACCCTCCCCTCGCACGGCGACGCCCCGGACGCGCCCGAGGGGTACTGGAGTTACCGGCGGATCGCCGCCGACCTGCGTGAAGTCGCCCGTGAAACCGGTGCGACGCAAGCGATCGGCGTGTCGCTGACGGCGGGCGCGCTGCTCACCCTGCTGGCCGGGGAACCCGACGCGTTCGACCGGGTGGCGTTGCTGCTGCCCTCCGTGCTGGACGAGCCGAGGCCGGTGCTCGACCGCGAGGACGCGATCACCGCCGTCGGCGGCCCGCCCGACTACCAGGCCGAGCGGCGTCGTGCGTTCGCCCGTCTGGACGGTGCATTGGCCGCTTTGCCCGGCCAGGTCGCGGTCGCCGACCGTGCGGCGTTGTCCCAGGTCACGGCCCCGGTGCTGGTGGTCGGCGCGACCCGTGACCCGCTGCACCCGGAAGACGTGGCCAAGCAGGTGGCGGCGTCGTTCCCGAACGGCCGGCTGGAGCTCGTGCCGTCCTGGACGACCCATCGGGGTGACGTCCGCGGGTGGTTGCTCGACTTCCTGCGCGGGTAG
- a CDS encoding DUF445 domain-containing protein has translation MEQLTAADQLKRQGLRRMKLVATGFFLAATVIFVVALLFEDGGPAWIGYVRAAAEAGMVGAIADWFAVTALFRRPLGLPIPHTAIIPSRKDTFGDALGSFVGTNFLSEAVVRDKLRRVGIGRRLGEWVAEPAHAERVTSEVANVVRGAVTVLRDDDVQAVVEQALVRRLVDQPWGPPLGKLLGQVLTDGAHHKLVDLICDRAYDWVRDNYDKVMGVVSDRAPSWSPKFVDSLLGDKVYGELMDFAWAVKTDGNHPMRLAVDQFLIEFAGDLRTDPATMQRAEQVKQQLVEHPDVQRLIGSAWGTAKKMLLDAAEDPSSELRKRVREGLMSFGRRMVEDESMRAKVDGWLEGAAGYVVTNYRDEITTLITDTVERWDAEETSRKIELQVGRDLQFIRINGTVVGALAGLVIYTVSQLVT, from the coding sequence GTGGAGCAACTGACCGCCGCTGACCAGCTCAAGCGCCAGGGCTTGCGCCGGATGAAACTCGTGGCCACCGGATTCTTCCTGGCCGCGACCGTGATCTTCGTCGTGGCGCTGTTGTTCGAGGACGGCGGCCCGGCGTGGATCGGGTACGTGCGGGCCGCGGCCGAGGCGGGCATGGTCGGCGCGATCGCCGACTGGTTCGCCGTGACAGCCCTTTTCCGCAGGCCACTGGGCCTGCCGATCCCGCACACGGCGATCATCCCGAGCCGCAAGGACACCTTCGGCGACGCGCTGGGGTCGTTCGTCGGGACGAACTTCCTGTCCGAGGCGGTGGTGCGGGACAAGCTGCGGCGGGTCGGCATCGGCCGGCGCCTCGGCGAGTGGGTCGCCGAACCGGCTCACGCCGAGCGGGTGACGTCCGAGGTGGCCAACGTGGTGCGTGGCGCGGTCACCGTGCTGCGGGACGACGACGTGCAGGCCGTGGTCGAGCAAGCGCTCGTGCGGCGGTTGGTCGACCAGCCGTGGGGTCCGCCGCTGGGCAAGCTCCTCGGGCAGGTGCTCACCGACGGGGCGCACCACAAGCTGGTGGACCTGATCTGCGACCGGGCGTACGACTGGGTGCGGGACAACTACGACAAGGTCATGGGCGTGGTGTCGGACCGGGCGCCGTCGTGGTCGCCGAAGTTCGTGGACTCGTTGCTCGGCGACAAGGTCTACGGCGAGCTGATGGACTTCGCGTGGGCGGTGAAGACCGACGGCAACCACCCGATGCGGCTGGCGGTGGACCAGTTCCTGATCGAGTTCGCGGGCGACCTGCGGACCGACCCGGCGACGATGCAGCGGGCCGAGCAGGTCAAGCAGCAGCTCGTGGAGCACCCGGACGTGCAGCGGCTGATCGGGTCGGCCTGGGGCACGGCGAAGAAGATGCTGCTCGACGCGGCCGAGGACCCGTCGTCCGAGCTGCGCAAGCGCGTCCGCGAGGGGCTGATGTCGTTCGGCCGCCGGATGGTCGAGGACGAGTCGATGCGGGCGAAGGTCGACGGGTGGCTCGAAGGCGCGGCGGGGTACGTGGTGACCAACTACCGCGACGAGATCACCACGCTGATCACCGACACGGTCGAGCGCTGGGACGCCGAGGAGACCTCGCGCAAGATCGAACTCCAGGTCGGCCGCGACCTCCAGTTCATCCGCATCAACGGCACGGTCGTGGGCGCGCTGGCCGGCCTGGTGATCTACACCGTCTCCCAGCTCGTCACCTGA